The Abyssisolibacter fermentans genome window below encodes:
- a CDS encoding AMP-binding protein, with product MFKHESKTSKNLIEFLQENSIKNSSKGINFIQTEEQDFLSYSDLYNKALMTLNELQKKNLKPGDELVFQLDDNKELLIILWACVLGGIIPITTTIAANEASRTKLIKIWEKLNNPYLITTNKQYEKLKKNTFGNLKEVSDVEIEARIILSDIINVNEKNGIIQEICPDDIAYIQFSSGSTGDPKGVVLTHENVLTNLETITKALEITGDDCMLGWMPLTHTFGLLGFHLLPLVNGINQNIMTTNTFIKTPLQWIDKAHEHKATFLACPNFAFKHFLSFLTDDEKENKRWDLSHVRVIVNAAEPISADLNNKFFNEMSRWGLKDNIVVPCYGLTEAAAIVTVCTIGKKLKYLTLHRDYMSIGQQVMEAGKDEERGVTLVDVGHDFDSCKIKICDNEDNILPDNVVGEIYIKGKNVTSGYYNNSEATKSTITEDGWLKTGDLGFKRNGELFISGRKKEIIFVNGQNYYPNDIEAIASEIKGGESGKVVVCGIYNPKLEKDDIIMFILFEDDVEKFVSKAIEFKKYINLSTGLVLKHVLPINKIPKTISGKVQRYMLKEAYSKGEYKELGLHLDRLIKEKIESRDVDLPTTKLEMQLVNMWSNILGINNIGINDNFFELGGNSLKIASLIKKIHETLNISLTMGEIFNFPTVKTLSTYITDIKTNNSCQTAAALQAEELEYYPLAAPQKRIYVLCKFNENNLSYNTPIAFKIKGNVNIKRLKAVLDKLVKRHEALRTGFVSINNIPYQKIYDEVKFNVEEINAKGKAVEEIIEEFVRPFDLNKPPLFRVGLVTLDVDDYILIVDMHHIIFDGQSARVLVDEITKLCSGKELNEPVVQYKDFTM from the coding sequence ATGTTTAAACACGAAAGTAAGACTAGCAAAAACCTAATAGAATTTTTGCAAGAGAACAGTATTAAAAATTCTTCAAAAGGCATTAACTTTATTCAAACCGAGGAGCAAGATTTTTTATCTTATAGTGATCTCTACAATAAAGCTTTGATGACACTTAATGAATTACAGAAAAAAAATTTAAAACCGGGGGATGAATTAGTATTTCAACTAGATGATAATAAAGAATTACTAATAATTCTTTGGGCATGTGTATTAGGTGGTATCATACCAATTACTACTACTATTGCAGCTAATGAAGCAAGTAGAACAAAACTTATTAAAATATGGGAAAAATTAAATAACCCTTATTTAATTACCACCAATAAACAATATGAAAAGCTTAAAAAGAATACTTTTGGTAATTTGAAAGAAGTCTCAGATGTTGAGATTGAAGCAAGAATAATATTAAGTGATATTATTAATGTAAATGAAAAAAATGGTATTATACAAGAAATATGTCCTGATGATATTGCATATATTCAATTTTCATCTGGTTCAACAGGTGACCCTAAAGGTGTTGTTTTAACACATGAAAACGTGTTAACTAATTTAGAAACAATAACAAAAGCTTTAGAAATAACAGGTGATGATTGTATGCTAGGATGGATGCCTTTAACACATACTTTTGGTCTTTTAGGGTTTCATTTATTACCTTTGGTAAATGGTATTAATCAAAACATAATGACTACTAATACTTTTATAAAGACTCCATTACAATGGATTGATAAAGCTCATGAACATAAGGCAACTTTTTTAGCTTGCCCCAATTTTGCATTCAAACATTTCTTGTCATTTCTAACTGATGATGAGAAAGAAAATAAACGTTGGGATTTATCACATGTACGAGTAATTGTTAATGCAGCAGAACCTATATCAGCTGATTTGAACAATAAATTTTTCAATGAAATGTCTAGATGGGGATTAAAAGATAATATAGTTGTACCTTGCTATGGATTGACAGAGGCAGCTGCTATAGTAACAGTGTGCACAATAGGTAAAAAATTAAAATATTTAACACTTCACAGAGATTATATGTCTATTGGTCAGCAAGTAATGGAAGCTGGTAAGGATGAGGAACGTGGAGTAACTTTGGTGGATGTTGGACATGATTTCGACAGTTGTAAAATTAAAATTTGTGATAATGAAGATAATATACTCCCAGATAATGTTGTGGGTGAAATTTATATCAAAGGGAAAAATGTAACCAGTGGTTATTATAATAACTCTGAAGCTACAAAAAGCACAATAACTGAGGATGGATGGTTAAAAACAGGAGATTTGGGTTTCAAGCGAAATGGAGAACTATTTATATCTGGTAGAAAAAAGGAGATTATATTTGTTAATGGACAAAATTACTATCCGAATGATATCGAAGCGATTGCAAGTGAAATAAAAGGTGGAGAGTCTGGTAAAGTTGTTGTTTGTGGAATATATAATCCAAAACTAGAAAAAGATGATATTATCATGTTTATCTTGTTTGAAGATGATGTAGAGAAATTCGTATCAAAAGCTATAGAATTCAAGAAATATATCAATTTAAGTACAGGCTTAGTATTAAAACATGTTTTACCAATCAATAAAATACCAAAGACAATCAGTGGCAAAGTTCAAAGATACATGCTAAAAGAAGCATATAGCAAAGGTGAATATAAAGAGCTAGGTTTACATTTAGATAGATTAATTAAAGAAAAAATAGAGAGTCGTGATGTAGATTTACCAACAACTAAGCTAGAAATGCAATTAGTAAATATGTGGTCAAACATCCTTGGAATAAATAATATAGGTATAAACGATAATTTCTTTGAACTAGGTGGGAATTCGTTAAAGATAGCATCATTAATTAAGAAAATACATGAAACTTTAAATATTAGCTTAACAATGGGAGAAATATTTAATTTTCCAACAGTAAAAACATTATCAACTTATATAACAGATATTAAAACTAATAATTCATGTCAGACTGCTGCAGCATTGCAGGCAGAAGAGCTTGAATATTATCCCTTAGCAGCACCTCAGAAAAGAATTTATGTATTATGTAAATTTAATGAAAATAATTTGAGCTATAATACGCCTATAGCATTTAAAATTAAAGGAAATGTAAATATAAAGAGACTAAAAGCAGTATTAGACAAGTTAGTTAAACGACATGAAGCACTAAGAACTGGTTTTGTAAGCATTAATAATATACCTTATCAAAAGATTTATGATGAAGTTAAATTCAATGTAGAGGAAATTAATGCAAAGGGAAAAGCGGTAGAAGAAATAATAGAAGAATTTGTTAGACCTTTTGACTTAAACAAACCACCTCTTTTTAGAGTAGGTCTAGTTACTCTAGATGTAGATGATTATATTTTGATAGTTGACATGCATCATATTATTTTTGATGGACAATCGGCAAGAGTACTAGTAGATGAGATTACAAAACTTTGTAGTGGAAAAGAATTAAATGAACCTGTAGTTCAATACAAAGATTTTACAATG